One genomic segment of Brassica napus cultivar Da-Ae chromosome A3, Da-Ae, whole genome shotgun sequence includes these proteins:
- the LOC106436451 gene encoding GATA transcription factor 21 yields MGSNFHYSIDLNEDQNHHEQPFFYPLGSSSSLLHNQVLSNSSCSSSSISSLSSYLPFLINSQEDQHVEYKNTYHVDHVHLSQPLKAKMFNSGSSSSYDHMVPKKETRLKLTIRKKDHHEDQTDFLHQNQTKSNLDSDKWMMSPKMRLIKNTITNNKQSTDHTSKNNNDHKEDHHLLNQKISLEEDHDEDLKKISPRTTTAVTRENRDNTINENGYGNNNGLIRVCSNCNTTKTPLWRSGPRGPKSLCNACGIRQRKARQAAMAAATAEGDQEVMAARMQQLPVKKKLQNKKKRSNGGDKYDITPHVGAYTKKCKIKEGDEYAAAVAEISKSTTSSDSSVSSNKLRFDDLTIMLTKSSAYQQVFPQDEKEAAVLLMALSYGMVHG; encoded by the exons ATGGGTTCGAATTTTCATTACTCTATAGATCTAAACGAAGATCAAAACCATCATGAACAGCCCTTTTTCTATCCTCTTGGATCCTCTTCGTCTCTTCTTCATAATCAAGTTCTTTCTAATTCGTCATGTTCTTCCTCATCCATTTCGTCTCTTTCCTCTTACCTTCCTTTCTTGATCAACTCTCAAGAAGACCAACATGTTGAATACAAAAACACGTATCATGTTGATCATGTCCATCTTTCTCAACCCCTCAAG GCCAAGATGTTTAACAGTGGATCGTCATCATCCTACGATCACATGGTGCCAAAGAAGGAGACAAGACTGAAACTAACAATAAGGAAAAAAGATCATCACGAAGACCAAACCgattttcttcatcaaaaccAGACAAAATCCAATTTAGACTCCGACAAGTGGATGATGTCCCCAAAGATGCGGTTGATCAAGAATACAATAACCAACAATAAACAGTCCACCGATCATactagtaaaaataataatgatcaTAAAGAAGATCACCACCTTTTAAACCAGAAGATTAGTTTGGAAGAAGATCACGATGAAGATCTCAAGAAAATCTCGCCCAGGACGACCACGGCCGTGACCAGGGAAAATCGCGACAATACAATCAATGAGAATGGTTATGGTAATAACAATGGCCTGATTAGGGTTTGTTCCAATTGTAACACCACCAAGACTCCTCTTTGGCGAAGTGGGCCTCGAGGTCCCAag tCTCTTTGTAACGCATGTGGCATAAGACAAAGAAAGGCGAGGCAGGCCGCAATGGCTGCAGCCACAGCTGAGGGCGACCAAGAGGTGATGGCGGCACGGATGCAACAATTACCGGTGAAAAAGAAGTTGCAAAACAAGAAAAAGCGATCTAATGGAGGAGACAAATACGATATTACTCCCCATGTAGGGGCCTATACAAAAAAGTGCAAGatcaaagaaggagatgagtacGCGGCTGCGGTTGCCGAGATTAGTAAATCAACAACTTCTTCTGATTCTTCAGTTTCATCCAACAAACTTCGCTTTGACGACTTGACGATAATGTTGACCAAAAGCTCAGCTTATCAACAAGTGTTCCCACAAGATGAGAAGGAAGCTGCTGTTTTGCTCATGGCTTTGTCGTATGGAATGGTGCATGGCTGA